The Nocardioides ginsengisegetis region TCAACGCCGAGATCGACGACGTGCGCTGGGTGGACTTCGACGAGGCGGTCGAGCTGCTGACCTACCCACACGACGTGGACACGCTGCGCGAGGCGGCCAGGCGGCGCCGCAAGACCCACGCGCTCGTGGTGCTGCGCCACGGCCAGGCCCGCTCGCGGAAGGCGTGGCGCAAGGACGACCGGCTGCGCCCGCTGATGGCCGCCGGGCGGCTGCAGGCCCAACACCTGGTGCCGGTGCTCGCGGCGTACGACGTGACCCGCGTGGTCAGCTCCAGCTCGACGCGCTGCGTGGAGTCGGTGGCGCCGTACGCCGACGTCACGGGCTGGAAGCTCGAGCTCGAGGACGCCCTCAGCGAGGAGGCGGCCACCGCGCACGAGGTGCTGCGGGTCGTCGACGACCTGGTGCACGGTGACGAGGGGGCGGTGCTGTGCAGCCACCGTCCGGTGCTGCCCGCCGTGTTCGACGCCCTGGGGCTGCGCGACCCGGATCTGGAGCCCGGGAGCATGCTCGTGGCGCACGTGCGCAAGGGGGCCGTGGTGGCCACGGAGATCCAGTCCGTGCGGTGATCCAGGGTCCCGCTGTCAAGCAATCCCGGCCTTGTTCACGTGATCGCCGTCTCATCAGTGCCGGTTTGTGGACGATTGGGCGATTCGAGTTCACTCCTCGTTCACCGACGCCCCCGAAGCCGTCCATCTGCGCTGCCTAGCGTCCTTGATGTCATCACCCCAGACATCAGGAGTTACGAAGTGAAGAGCACTTCCGTCCGCCGGGCAATCGTGCCCGGGATCGCTGCCCTCACGCTGGCCCTGTCCGCCTGTGGCGCCGGCAACGAGTCGTCCAGCACCGACAGCAGCTCGAGTGGCTCGGTGAGCGGCACCCTGAACGGTGGCGGCTCGTCCGCCCAGGAGTCCGCGCAGGCTGCGTGGAAGGCTGGCTTCCAGGGCGCCAACAGCGGCGCCACCGTGAACTACGACCCGGTCGGCTCCGGCACGGGTCGCGAGAACTTCATCAACGGCGCCTACAAGTTCGCCGGCTCCGACTCGGCGCTCAGCACCGACGAGGGCGAGCTCGACAAGGCCAAGGAGGCGTGCGGCGGCGAGGACCCGATCGAGGTCCCCGCGTACGTGTCCCCGATCGCCGTGGTCTACAACGTCCAGGGCGTCGACAACCTCCAGCTCGACGCGCCGACGATCGCCGAGATCTTCGCCGGCAAGATCACCAAGTGGAACGACCCGGCCATCGCCGACCAGAACCCCGACGCGAAGCTGCCGAGCACCACGATCACGCCCGTGCACCGCTCGGACGACTCGGGCACCACGAACAACTTCACCGACTACCTCGAGCAGGCTGCCGAGGGCAAGTGGACCTACCCGGCCGACAGCATCTGGCCGATCAAGGGCGGCGAGGCCGGCGACGGCACCTCCGGCCTGGTGGCCGCGGTCAAGGCCGGCGACGGCACCATCGGCTACGCCGACGAGAGCCAGGCCGGTGACCTCGGCGTCGCCTCGATCAAGGTCGGGGACAGCTACAACGCCCCGTCCGCCGAGGGTGCCGCCCAGGTGCTGGCGAACTCGCCGCGCGTCTCGGGCCGGGCCGACACCGACATGGCCATCGAGGTGGACCGCAAGGACACCGACGCGGGCGCCTACCCGCTGATGCTCACGTCGTACCTCATCGCCTGCCAGCACTACGACACGCAGTCCGACGCCGACCTGGTCAAGGGCTACCTGTCCTACGCCGTGTCGACCGAGGGCCAGCAGGCCGCGGCGACGCAGGCCGGCTCGGCGCCGCTCGACAGCAAGCTGCAGCAGGAAGCCGCAGCGATCGTCGACAAGATCGCCGTCAAGTAACGTCCGAAACACTGCATCATCGGATGCGGCGGGCCGAAAACTCGGCCCGCCGCTTCCGGCATTCCGAGTGAGATCACAGGAGCACCCGTGTCAGCCACTCCCACCCTGAAGGATCCGGAGGCGTCGCCGGCGATCCAGACCGGCAACCGCCGGCGCGGCGACGCCCTCTTCGCCGGTACGGCGCGCGGCGCCGGACTGGTGATCCTCGCGGCGCTGGCCGGTGTCGTGGTCTTCCTCGCGATCGAGGGCATCCCCGGCCTCAACGAGACCTCCGGCACCTACGCGCCGCACGACTCGTTCCTCAGCTACACCGCGCCGCTCGTGTTCGGCACCGTGCTGGCCGCCGTCCTGGCGCTGGTGATCGCCGTGCCGTTCGCCTTCGGCATCGCGCTGTTCATCTCGCACTACGCACCGCGCCGGATCGCCGTCCCCGTGGCGTACGTCATCGACCTGCTCGCGGCGGTGCCGTCGGTGGTCTACGGACTGTGGGGCGGGCGCACCCTCGGCAAGTACATCGTCCCGGCGCACGCCTGGCTCGCTGACCACCTCGGGTTCATCCCGCTCTTCAAGGGGCCCGCCTCGGTCACCGGCCGCACCATGTTCACCGCCGCCATCGTGCTCGCGATCATGGTCCTGCCGATCATCACCGCGATCTCGCGCGAGGTCTTCGCGCAGACGCCGCGGCTCCACGAGGAGGCCGCCCTCGCGCTGGGCGCCACCCGGTGGGAGGCGATCCGCCTCGCGGTCTTCCCCTACGCCCGCTCCGGCATGGTCTCGGCCGTGATGCTCGGTCTCGGTCGTGCGCTCGGCGAGACGATGGCCGTGGCGATGGTGCTCTCGGCCTCGCCCGTCGCGACCCTGAACATCATCTCGAACACCAACTCCGCGACGGTCGCCTCCAACATCGCGACGAGCTTCGCCGAGGCCACGCCCGCCAAGCTGCACGTCCTGATCGCGACCGGGCTCGTGCTGTTCGCCGTGACGTTCGCGGTGAACTTCGCCGCCCGCTGGATCGTGGGCCGCAACGAACGGAGGATGGCCCGATGAGCGAGACCCAGCTCGCGATGGCCAACGGCCCGTCGCTCGCGCTCTCCCAGCCGCGGCTGCCCCGCTGGGCGCCGATCCTGGTGGCGGTCCTCGCGATCGCCGCCGCCGGCCTGCCCGCGATGATCCTCGGCTGGGGCCTCGTGCCCTGGCTGCTGCTGGCGGTGCTCCTCTTCGCCGTGGGTCTCCCGCTGTGGTCCGGCCTGGTCGAGAACCGCCGCTCCGCGGTCGACCGGCTGATGACGACCCTGATCTGGGCCGCCTTCGCGGTCGCCCTGATCCCGCTCGTGTGGCTGCTGTGGACCGTCGCGCGCATCGGCGGGCCCCGCATCAACGTGGAGTTCCTGACCTACTCGATGCGCAACATCCTCGGTGACGGCGGTGGCATCTACCACGCGCTGCTCGGGACGTTGCTCATCACCGCTGCGGCTGCTGTCATCTCGGTGCCGATCGGCATCTTCGCCGCGATCTACCTGGTCGAGTACGGCAAGGGCAAGACCCTGGCACGCCTCATGACGTTCCTCGTCGACGTGATGACCGGCATCCCCTCGATCGTGGCCGGCCTCTTCGCGCTGGCGCTGTTCGTGCTGCTGTTCGGCCCCGAGACGCGTCTGGGCTTCGGCGGCTCGGTCGCGCTGTCGCTGCTGATGATCCCGATCGTGGTGCGCTCCACCGAGGAGATGCTGCGGCTCGTGCCGGACGACCTGCGCGAGGCGTCGTACGCCCTCGGCGTACCGAAGTGGCGGACGATCACGCGCGTCGTGCTGCGCACGGCGCTCGGCGGCATCATCACCGGCGTGACGCTCGCGGTCGCCCGGGTGATCGGCGAGACGGCGCCGCTGCTGGTGATCGCCGGCCTGTCGGACTCGACCAACACCAACCTGTTCCACGAGCGGATGACGACGCTGCCGGTGTTCATCTACTACCAGTTCACCCAGCCGGGCGTGGTGCCCTTCGGCAGCCATGGCGAGGCGCCGGGCATTGCGCGAGCATGGGGGGCGGCACTCGTCCTCATCGTGCTCGTGATGGTGCTGAACCTGCTGGCCCGCCTCATCGGCAAGATCTTCGCCCCCTCCAAGGGCTGACCCAGAAAGGCTGAGCCAGACCATGGCCAAGAGCATCGATGTATCGGACCTCGACATCTACTACGGCGACTTCAAGGCCGTCGAGGGTGTCAACATGACCATCAAGGCGCGGTCGGTGACCGCGTTCATCGGCCCCTCGGGCTGCGGCAAGTCGACCATGCTGCGGTCGCTGAACCGCATGCACGAGGTGATCCCCGGCGCGCGCGTCGAGGGCAAGATCATGGTCGACGGGCAGTCGCTGTACGACGCCTCGATCGACCCGGTCGCCGTGCGCCGCCAGATCGGCATGGTCTTCCAGCGGCCCAACCCGTTCCCCACGATGTCGATCTACGACAACGTGCTCGCGGGCAACCGGCTGAACGCCAAGAAGATCAAGAAGGCCGAGGCCGACGCGATCGTCGAGCGCTCGCTGACCGCCGCCAACCTCTGGAACGAGGTCAAGGACCGCCTCGGCAAGCCCGGCATGGGCCTGTCCGGTGGTCAGCAGCAGCGACTCTGCATCGCCCGCGCGATCGCCGTCGAGCCGCAGGTGCTGCTCATGGACGAGCCGTGTTCGGCGCTCGACCCGATCTCGACGTCGGCGATCGAGGACCTGATCCACGACCTGAAGTCCGACTACACGATCGTGATCGTCACCCACAACATGCAGCAGGCCGCGCGGGTCTCCGACGACACCGGCTTCTTCAACCTGAAGGCGGCTGGACAGCCGGGTCACCTGGTGGAGTTCAACCCGACCAAGAAGATGTTCACCAACCCCGACCAGGAGTCGACCGAGGCGTACATCTCGGGGCGGTTCGGCTGAGGGTGGTGTTGTCGGGATAGTCCGGCACGTTTCTGTTGTTCTCGAGCACTTGGGCTCAAGGGGTGGATGCAACACCACGGCTTGAGGGGTGTTGCAGATGGGCCGTCCGGGATATTGCCGCGAGGTCCGGTCACGGTTCTGGGATGGGATCCGGGCCGGCCTGCTGATCGGGGAGGCCGCGCGAGCCGCCGGTGTGTCGGTCAACTGCGGGCAGGCATGGTTCCGTGAGCGTGGCGGGGTGTGTCCCTCACGCCAAGAGCCCGGGTCTGTTCGCCCCCGGTTGACGCTGGAGCAACGCGAGGACATTGCCGCCTTCTGGTCGGAGGGGATGTCCAAGGCTGAGATCGCCCGCGAGGTCGGTGTGCATCGCTCGACCATCGGGCGGGAGCTGGCAGCCGGCAGCACCTACTTTCCCGACCGGCGGCCCAAGTACCGTGCCACGGTCGCGCAGGCCGCGGCGGACCGGCGAGCGAGTCGACCCAAGACCACGAAGCTGGCCGGCAACCCTGCCCTGGCCGCGGAGGTGGCTCGTCGGTTGGAGGAGGAGCACAGCCCCGAGCAGATCGCGGCACGGCTGAAGATCGACTTCCCCGACGATGAGGACATGCAGGTGAGCCACGAGCCGATCTACCAGGCGCTGTTCGTCCAGGGACGCGGCGAACTGCGCCGGGACCTGCACAAACGGCTACGCACCGGCCGGGTGTTGCGCAAGCCACGTCGACCGGTCGGGCAACGCGGGGGCAGCAAGATCCCGGACATGGTCAACATCAGCGAGCGTCCGCCCGAGGTCGAGGACCGAGCCGTGCCCGGCCACTGGGAGGGCGACCTGATCGTGGGGGCCAGCTCCCGGTCCGCGATCGGGACCCTGGTGGAGCGCGCCACCGGGTTCACCATGCTGCTGCACCTGCCGGAGAACCACGGCGCAGACACCGTCGCCGCTGCGATGATCGAGGCGATGAGCCGGCTGCCCGAGACGCTGCGGCAGACCCTGACCTGGGACCAGGGCCGCGAGATGGCCAGCCACGTCCGGATCGCCGCCGCCACCGACCTGGAGATCTACTTCTGCGACCCGCACTCGCCCTGGCAACGCGGCACCAACGAGAACACCAACGGGCTGCTGCGCCAGTACTTCCCCAAGGGCGCCGACCTCTCCCTCTTCGGCCCCGACTACCTCGAGCACGTGGCCCGAAAACTGAACAGCCGACCCCGCAAGCGACTCGGGTTCAAGACCCCCGCCGAAGCTCTCGACGAACTACTCTCACAACCCACAGATCCGCACGCTGTTGCATCCACCGGTTGAATTCGCCGCACGTGGAACAACAGAAACGTGCCGGACTATCGCCGTTTCGGGGGCCTGTGGATAGCCGACGAGCGGGGTCGTCGATCCGGGTAGGTCCATCCCATGGACCGATCCTTCACGCCCTCGACGTTTCACCCGCGGCGGCCGGGCATCTACGCCCCGCTGCGGATCGACGCCTGCGGACGCGCCGGACCGACTCCGGAGGCGGTCAGGTGGAGCAGGTGGCGGCGTACGAGTAGTGGCTTCTACCTGCCCGCTGACCTGGAGCTGATCCAGCCCGAGCAACGGATCGTCGAGGCTGCTGCCGTGCTTCCCGAGTACGGCGGAGTCACGGGCTGGGCCGCACTTCGGTGGCTCGGAGCGACCTGGTTCGACGGTGGCGCCGGTCGGGACGACGTCCACCTTGCCATCGGCCCGTGCAACGTCCGGGCGCAGAAGGGCATCCACCCGTGCGAGGAGAAGCTCGCTCCGGAAGACCTCACCGAGCTCGACGGACTGCGCATCACCTCAGCAGTGCGCTCGACCTGCTACGAGATGAGGTACGCGGCCACCCTCCGGCTCGCCGTCGTCGTCCTGGAGATGGCGGCGTACCACGACGTCGTCTCGATCGAGGAGGTCCGGGCCTACGCCCGCTCGCTCGCGAGCTGGACCGGCGTCCCCCAGCTCCGTGCCGCGCTGGCGCTCGCCGAGGAGAACAGCTGGTCGCCGATGGAGACACTGATGCGCCTGGTGTGGATCCTGGACGCGTGCCGGCCGCGTCCGCTGTGCAACGTGCCCGTCTTCGACCTCGCGGGTCGGCACTTGGGGACTCCCGACCTGCTGGATCCTGTCGCGGGGGTGTACGGCGAGTACGACGGCCATGTCCACCTCGTCGAGGACCGACGCGCACCTGACCTCGACCGCCTGGAGCTGTTTCGCTCGGTGGGGCTGGAGGGCGCCGTCATGGTGGCGGCGGACCGTCGCGATCCCTCACAGTTCGTGCGACGACTGCTCGGGGCGTATCGCCGTGCCCGGAACCTCCCGGAGGGAGCGCGGCGGTGGACGCTCGAACCGCCCGGGTGGTGGATCGACACCACCACCGTGGCCGCCCGCCGAGCGCTCATCGGTCGCGATCGTCGGTTGCTCGCCCACCGGAACCGTCTGAGGGGCCCGCTGGCGGGGTAGTCCGGCACGTTTCTGTTGGTCACGGGCGTGCCGAACAACAGAAACGTGCCGGACTATCCCAGCCGACCCTCAGGAAGGAATGACGAGGTGCAGCACGCCGTAACAGGCGGCGGCGGCCAGACCGGCCATGGGGAAGGTGAGGACCCAGGCGGTGACGATCGAGCGGGCCATGCCCCAGCGGACGGCCGAGAAGCGCTTGGTGGCGCCGGCGCCCATGATCGAGGACGTGATCACGTGGGTGGTGGAGATGGGGGCCTGGAAGGCGAAGGCGGTCGTGTAGAGCACCGACGCGCCGACGGCCTCGGCGGAGAAGCCGCGGGCGGGGTCGAGGTGGATGATCCGGCGGCCGAGGGTGCGCATGATGCGCCAGCCGCCGGAGTAGGTGCCGAGCGAGATGGCGGACGCGGCCGCGATGACCACCCAGAGGGGGAGGGCGTCGGAGGTGACGTACGACGGGTCCTCGATCGTGTGGTACGCCCCGAGTGCCAGCACGATCACGCCCATCGTCTTCTGGGCGTCCTGCAGGCCGTGGCCGAGGGCCAGGGCCGCGGCGGAGAGCGTCTGCATCATCCGGAAGCCGCGGAAGACCTTGTGGGGGTTGCGCTTCCGGAAGATCCACATGATCGACAGCATCACGATGAACGCCGCGATGAAGCCGAAGACCGGCGAGGCCACCATCGGGATGACGACCTTGTCGAGGATGGTCTGCCAGTTGACCGTGGCGCCGCCGACGAGCGCCGCCCCGACCAGGCCGCCGATGAGGGCGTGCGAGGAGGACGACGGCAGGCCGAAGTACCACGTGATGAGGTTCCAGATGATGGCGCCGAGGAGGGCGGACATCACGATCACGAGCCCGTGCCGGGCCGCGACGCCCCCGATCGTGTCGGAGACGGTGTGCGCGACCTCCTGGCCGAGCAGCGCGCCCACGAAGTTCATCACCGCCGCGAGCAGCAGCGCGATGCGCGGCGTGAGTGCCCGGGTCGAGACCGAGGTGGCGATGGCGTTGGCGGCGTCGTGGAAGCCGTTGGTGTAGTCGAAGGCGAGAGCGATGCCGACGACCGCGATGACGATCGCGAGATCCACGCTCAGGACTCCTTGACGGCGATCTGCTCCACCGTGTTGGCGACCTTCTCGAACGCGTCGATGGCGCCCTCGAGCGACTCGACGATGTCCTTGAGCTTCAGCACCTCCATCGCCTTGAACTCCCCGGAGAAGAGGTTGGCGAGGGTACGGCGGTGGTTCTTGTCGCCGGCGTTCTCGAGGCGGTTGATCTCGATCCAGTACTCGTCCATCGACTGCATCGACTGCAGCTGCGGCATGGCCGCGGCGGTGATGTCGGCGCAGCGCTGGATGACCTCGACCTGCGCGGAGAGCTCGGCCGGGAGGACCTTCACCTCGTAGAGCAGGATCATGTCGACGACCTCGTCCATGAGGTCCATGACGTCGTCGAGGCCGGACGCGAGGTGGTAGATGTCCTCGCGGTCGAACGGCGTGACGAAGGTGGTGTTCACGCGCCGGACGATCGCGTGCATCGTCTCGTCGGCCTGGTGCTCGGCCTCCCGCATGCGGCGGGCGACGTCCTCGCGGTCGGAGGAGTCGCTGAGCATCTCAGCGAGCAGCTCGGCACCCACGACGAGGTGACGAGCTGATTCGGTGAAGAGGTCGTAGAAGGTGGTGTCGACCGGACGGAATCGCAAACCCACGGAAAACTCCTGGTGAGGAGAAGCAGAACGGCCATCATGCTAGGGGGTCGCGAGCGCGCACACGCAACCCTCGCCGGTGTGAGGCCGCGCTCAGCTCCCGTTGGCCAGCTCCCGGGCGGCCTGGCTGCGCCACTTGCGCTGGTGTTCGATCAGCGCCTCCTGCAGGTGTACGGCGCCCCCGTTGCGGACCCATTCCCCGTCGGGACCGAGCAGCCACGCGCTCGTGTCGGGCGAGAAGGACAGGTCGAGCAGCCGTGCGATGGCCCGCAGGTTGTCCTCGCCGGGCAGCCGCACCAGCACCTCGACCCGCCGGTCGAGGTTGCGGTGCATCATGTCCGCCGACCCGATCCACGCCGAGGGCTCGCCGCCGTTCTCGAACCAGAACACCCGGCTGTGCTCGAGGAACCGGCCCAGGACCGAGCGCACCTCGATGTTCTCCGACAGCCCCAGCACCCCGGGTCGCAGCGAGCAGATGCCCCGCACGATCAGCTGCACTCTCACCCCCGCCTGCGAGGCGAGGTAGAGGGCGTCGATGACGGCCTCGTCGACGACGGAGTTGGCCTTGATCCGGATCCCCGCCGCGCGGCCGGCCTCGTGGTGCTGGATCTCGCGGTGGATCTGGTCGACCAGCCCGGTGCGCACGGAGTCCGGCGCGACCAGCAGCTCCTGGTAGGAGGCGTTCCGCGACCACCCGGAGAGGTTGTTGAACAGGTGGGCGATGTCGTCGGTGATCTTCGCGTCGGTGGTGAGCAGCCCGAGGTCCTCGTAGAGCCGCGCGGTCTTGGAGTTGTAGTTGCCGGTGCCGATGTGGGCGTAGCGGCGGATGCCGTCGGGCTCGTCGCGCACCACCAGCGCGAGCTTGCAGTGGGTCTTCAGCCCGACCAGGCCGTAGACGACGTGGCAGCCGGCCTGCTCGAGCTTGCGCGCCCAGCGGATGTTGGCCTGCTCGTCGAAGCGCGCCTTGATCTCCACGATCACCAGCACCTGCTTGCCGGACTCGGCCGCGTCGACGAGGGCGTCGATGATCGGGCTGTCACCGGAGGTGCGGTAGAGCGTCTGCTTGATCGCCAGGACGTGCGGGTCGGCCGCGGCCTGCTCGATGAACCGCTGCACCGACGTCGCGAACGAGTCGTAGGGGTGGTGCAGCAGCACGTCGCGGCGGCGCGTGGACTTGAAGATGTCGACCGGTGCGGCGGACTCGACCTCCGCCAGCCGGGAGTGGGTGGTCGGCACGAACGCGGGGTACTTCAGCTCCTCGCGGTCCAGGTCGGCGATGTCGTGCAGACCGCGCAGGTCCAGCAGCCCCGGCACTCGGAACACCTCGTCGGCGGTCACGCCGAGCTCGGAGATCAGCAGGTCGAGCACCTGCGGCGAGATCGTCTCCTCGACCTCGAGCCGCACCGGCGGGCCGAAGCGGCGCCGCAGCAGCTCCTTCTCCAGGGCGGCGAGGAGGTTCTCGGCGTCGTCCTCCTCGACCTCGAGGTCCTCGTTGCGGGTGACCCGGAAGCTGTGGACGTCGCCCACCTCCATGCCCGGGAACAGCCGCTTGAGGTGCTCGCGGATGACGTCCTCGAGCGGCACGAACCGCTGGTTGCCGAGCGGCACGAAGCGGGCGAAGATCGGCGGGACCTTCACCCGGGCGAAGTGCTCCTTCTCCGTCTTCGGGTTGCGTACGACGACGGCCATGTTGAGCGAGAGCCCCGAGATGTAGGGGAACGGGTGCGCCGGGTCGACGGCCAGTGGCGTCAGCACCGGGAAGACGCGGTCGCGGAAGAGCCGCTTGCAGTACTTCTGCTCCTCGCGGTCCAGCTCGTCCCACCGAGCCAGCTCGATGCCCTCGGCGGTCAGCTCCGGCACGATCACCTCGCGGAAGAGCAGGGCGTGCCGCTCCATCAGGTCGCGGGTGGTGGTCCAGATCTGTTCGAGCACCTCGCGGGGCAGCAGGCCCGACGCGGCGCGTACGGCGACGCCGGCCGCGATCCGGCGCTTGAGGCCGGCCACGCGCACCATGAAGAACTCGTCGAGGTTGTTGCTGAAGATCGCGAGGTAGCGGACCCGCTCGAGCAGCGGCAGGGTCGGATCCTCCGCAAGCTCCAGCACACGCTGGTTGAAGTGCAGCCAGGACAGCTCACGGTCGAGGAAGCGGTCGTCGTACTTCTGGACGGCCTCGAGGGACTCGTCGTCGGGGACGTAGGGCGGCTCGACGTCGAAGGTCTCGTCCGTGGCGTGGTCGTCGGGCGGGGTCACGACGGGGCTCGGCACGGTCTCCGGAGTCATGGGTCCAGTGTGGCATCGGGAGGTGAACACGCGGGGTGGCTGTCGGAGGGGTCCCGGATGCTGTACAAAACGGAGTGTGGGCAACGGTGGGGTGGGGGTTCGTCGTGTCCTCGAGCCGCACCCCTCGAGCGTGCGCGAGGCACGGCAGTACGTCCGCGACGTGCTGCGGGCGGCCGGTCGCGAGGACCTCGTGGAGACCGCCGAGCTGCTCGTGAGCGAGCTGGTCACCAACGCGCTGGTGCACGTCGGGTCCGGCCTGGAGATCGCCGCCTGGGTCGAGGGTGACGTGCTGCGGGTCGAGGTGGGCGACGCGAGCCCGCACGCGCCCCTGCCCCGACACCACCCGGTCACCGCAGGCACCGGCCGCGGCCTGCGCCTCGTCTCCTCGATGGTCGACCGGTGGGGCACCACCCCGCGCGGCGTCGGCAAGGTGGTCTGGTTCGAGCTGGAGAACGGCGACCACGAGCCGGACCTCGGCGACTGGGACGTCGCCGACCTCGAGGACGACCAGTCAGGTCGGGTGGTCGCGCCGGGCGGCTCGCTGCCGCGTCCCCTCGACGTCGAGCTGCTCAACGTGCCGCTCCTGCTGCACACCGTGTGGCAGCAGCACGCCGACGCGCTGCTCCGCGAGCTGCTGCTGATCCGCATCGGCGCCGGCTCCAACACCGACGAGCTGTGGGCGCACGCGCTCGCCAGTGAGGCGATGTCGTTCCTCCAGGAGAACCTCCCGACCCCGAACGTCGGTGAGGACGCCGACGAGCTGATGGTCAGCGCTGTCGAGCCGTTCGTCTCCAGCGACCGCGAGGTGTTGCACGTCCCGGCCGAGATCGTCGACCACTTCCGGGTGCTCGACGAGACGCTCGAGGCCGCCGTGGGGATGGCCGAGGCGGGCTTCCTGCTCACCCCGCCGACCCAGCCCGAGGTCCAGGCGTTCCGCCACTGGATCTGTGGGGAGATCCAGCGTCAGGCGATCGGCGAGGCGCCGATCCCGTGGTCCGACGTCCCGACCTCGGCGCCCGCACCCGCGGCCCGTATCCCGCTGGGCTGGACCTCCGACGAGGTCAGCGGCTCCGCGCTGGCGGTGATGGCCGCCGACGACACCAACCGGTTGATCGCGGCCAGCCCGTCGGCGCTCGAGCTGCTGGGGTACGCCGGACCCGAGGAGCTGGTCGGCCGCCGGCTCGTGACGATCATCCCGGCCCGTTTCCGCCAGGCCCACGTCGCCGGCTTCACGCTCCACCTCGCCAACGGCCGGGCCCCGCTGCTCGACCGCTGGGTCACGGTCCCGGTGCTGCGCAAGGACGGCTCGGAGATCGACGTACGCCTGCTGGTGGCGGCCGAGATGCTGCCGGCCGGCCGGCGCGTGTTCGTGGCGAGACTCGAGCCCGCCTGAGCCCTACTCGCGGGTAGATTTGCCGCGTGGCCATCCAGGAGAAGCTCACCGCCGTCAACCACCGCGTCCAGGGTCCCCTGCTGAGGGCGACCCTCGGCCTGCCGGAGCGGGTCCAGCGGGTTCTGGCCGGCCGGCCCGTGGTCCGGGACGGGCAGACCCTGGCCACCGACACCCAGCTGGCGCTCCGGCTGCAGAAGCTGGCCGGCGAGAGCGGCGCCGAGACGCTGCCGCTGGCCGAGGGCCGGGCCGCAACGGTCCGGCACGCGAGCGCGGCCGGGGGCAGCCAGCGCATCGGCGCGGTCCGCGACGTCCCGGTCGGCGACCGGCCGGGCCGCCTGTACGTCCCCACGGACGCGCCGACGCCCGGGCCGCTGCTGGTCTTCTTCCACGGCGGTGGGTTCGTCTTCGGCGACCTCGACTCCCACGACGCGGGCTGCCGGTTCCTGGCCGAGCGCAGCGGCTGCCGCATCCTCGCCGTCGACTACCGGCTCGCGCCGGAGTCGCCCTTCCCGGCCGCGCACGACGACGCGATCGA contains the following coding sequences:
- a CDS encoding NUDIX hydrolase, encoding MPQRDVLAAGAVVFRPGKRVLLVHRPKYDDWSFPKGKVDPGEHVTAAAVREVAEETGVHVRLGPPLSAQRYPNGDRMKSVAYWTGRAVGDDDVSGYLVNAEIDDVRWVDFDEAVELLTYPHDVDTLREAARRRRKTHALVVLRHGQARSRKAWRKDDRLRPLMAAGRLQAQHLVPVLAAYDVTRVVSSSSTRCVESVAPYADVTGWKLELEDALSEEAATAHEVLRVVDDLVHGDEGAVLCSHRPVLPAVFDALGLRDPDLEPGSMLVAHVRKGAVVATEIQSVR
- a CDS encoding substrate-binding domain-containing protein, whose protein sequence is MKSTSVRRAIVPGIAALTLALSACGAGNESSSTDSSSSGSVSGTLNGGGSSAQESAQAAWKAGFQGANSGATVNYDPVGSGTGRENFINGAYKFAGSDSALSTDEGELDKAKEACGGEDPIEVPAYVSPIAVVYNVQGVDNLQLDAPTIAEIFAGKITKWNDPAIADQNPDAKLPSTTITPVHRSDDSGTTNNFTDYLEQAAEGKWTYPADSIWPIKGGEAGDGTSGLVAAVKAGDGTIGYADESQAGDLGVASIKVGDSYNAPSAEGAAQVLANSPRVSGRADTDMAIEVDRKDTDAGAYPLMLTSYLIACQHYDTQSDADLVKGYLSYAVSTEGQQAAATQAGSAPLDSKLQQEAAAIVDKIAVK
- the pstC gene encoding phosphate ABC transporter permease subunit PstC, which encodes MSATPTLKDPEASPAIQTGNRRRGDALFAGTARGAGLVILAALAGVVVFLAIEGIPGLNETSGTYAPHDSFLSYTAPLVFGTVLAAVLALVIAVPFAFGIALFISHYAPRRIAVPVAYVIDLLAAVPSVVYGLWGGRTLGKYIVPAHAWLADHLGFIPLFKGPASVTGRTMFTAAIVLAIMVLPIITAISREVFAQTPRLHEEAALALGATRWEAIRLAVFPYARSGMVSAVMLGLGRALGETMAVAMVLSASPVATLNIISNTNSATVASNIATSFAEATPAKLHVLIATGLVLFAVTFAVNFAARWIVGRNERRMAR
- the pstA gene encoding phosphate ABC transporter permease PstA, which codes for MSETQLAMANGPSLALSQPRLPRWAPILVAVLAIAAAGLPAMILGWGLVPWLLLAVLLFAVGLPLWSGLVENRRSAVDRLMTTLIWAAFAVALIPLVWLLWTVARIGGPRINVEFLTYSMRNILGDGGGIYHALLGTLLITAAAAVISVPIGIFAAIYLVEYGKGKTLARLMTFLVDVMTGIPSIVAGLFALALFVLLFGPETRLGFGGSVALSLLMIPIVVRSTEEMLRLVPDDLREASYALGVPKWRTITRVVLRTALGGIITGVTLAVARVIGETAPLLVIAGLSDSTNTNLFHERMTTLPVFIYYQFTQPGVVPFGSHGEAPGIARAWGAALVLIVLVMVLNLLARLIGKIFAPSKG
- the pstB gene encoding phosphate ABC transporter ATP-binding protein PstB, with product MAKSIDVSDLDIYYGDFKAVEGVNMTIKARSVTAFIGPSGCGKSTMLRSLNRMHEVIPGARVEGKIMVDGQSLYDASIDPVAVRRQIGMVFQRPNPFPTMSIYDNVLAGNRLNAKKIKKAEADAIVERSLTAANLWNEVKDRLGKPGMGLSGGQQQRLCIARAIAVEPQVLLMDEPCSALDPISTSAIEDLIHDLKSDYTIVIVTHNMQQAARVSDDTGFFNLKAAGQPGHLVEFNPTKKMFTNPDQESTEAYISGRFG
- a CDS encoding IS30 family transposase, whose product is MGRPGYCREVRSRFWDGIRAGLLIGEAARAAGVSVNCGQAWFRERGGVCPSRQEPGSVRPRLTLEQREDIAAFWSEGMSKAEIAREVGVHRSTIGRELAAGSTYFPDRRPKYRATVAQAAADRRASRPKTTKLAGNPALAAEVARRLEEEHSPEQIAARLKIDFPDDEDMQVSHEPIYQALFVQGRGELRRDLHKRLRTGRVLRKPRRPVGQRGGSKIPDMVNISERPPEVEDRAVPGHWEGDLIVGASSRSAIGTLVERATGFTMLLHLPENHGADTVAAAMIEAMSRLPETLRQTLTWDQGREMASHVRIAAATDLEIYFCDPHSPWQRGTNENTNGLLRQYFPKGADLSLFGPDYLEHVARKLNSRPRKRLGFKTPAEALDELLSQPTDPHAVASTG
- a CDS encoding inorganic phosphate transporter, yielding MDLAIVIAVVGIALAFDYTNGFHDAANAIATSVSTRALTPRIALLLAAVMNFVGALLGQEVAHTVSDTIGGVAARHGLVIVMSALLGAIIWNLITWYFGLPSSSSHALIGGLVGAALVGGATVNWQTILDKVVIPMVASPVFGFIAAFIVMLSIMWIFRKRNPHKVFRGFRMMQTLSAAALALGHGLQDAQKTMGVIVLALGAYHTIEDPSYVTSDALPLWVVIAAASAISLGTYSGGWRIMRTLGRRIIHLDPARGFSAEAVGASVLYTTAFAFQAPISTTHVITSSIMGAGATKRFSAVRWGMARSIVTAWVLTFPMAGLAAAACYGVLHLVIPS